One Bradyrhizobium zhanjiangense DNA segment encodes these proteins:
- a CDS encoding YeaH/YhbH family protein, translated as MHIIDRRLNPGGKSLENRQRFLRRAKSLVQGAVKKTSQERDIKDVLEGGEVTIPLDGMHEPRFRREGGTRDMVLPGNKKFIEGDYLQRSGQGSAKDSGPGEGDSEDAFRFVLSRDEFVDLFLDDLELPDLAKRKIAQTESEGIQRAGYTTSGSPANISVSRTVQLALARRIALRRPRKSEIDELEAEIAACTDEDVRAELLAKLEKLKAKSKRIPFIDPLDIRYRRFETVPRPVAQAVMFCLMDVSGSMSEHMKDLAKRFYMLLYVFLKRRYKHVEIVFIRHTDRAEEVDEQTFFYGPASGGTLVSSALQAMHEIVRERFNPADWNIYAAQASDGDNSYSDGELTGLLLTDKILPVCQFFAYLEVGESGGSAFDLSDSSLWTLYERLRSSGAPLSMRKVSERSEIFPVFHDLFQRRETSQEKAAP; from the coding sequence ATTCACATTATTGACAGGCGCCTGAATCCAGGCGGCAAGAGTCTTGAGAACCGGCAGCGGTTCTTGCGTCGGGCCAAATCCCTGGTGCAGGGCGCCGTCAAGAAGACCTCGCAGGAACGCGACATCAAGGATGTCCTGGAGGGTGGTGAGGTCACGATCCCGCTCGACGGCATGCACGAGCCGCGTTTCCGCCGCGAGGGCGGCACGCGCGACATGGTGCTGCCCGGAAACAAGAAGTTCATCGAGGGCGACTATCTCCAGCGCTCCGGCCAGGGCAGCGCCAAGGATTCCGGTCCCGGCGAGGGCGACAGCGAGGACGCGTTCCGCTTCGTGCTGAGCCGCGACGAATTCGTCGACCTCTTCCTCGACGACCTCGAGCTGCCGGATCTTGCCAAGCGCAAGATCGCGCAGACCGAGAGCGAGGGAATCCAGCGCGCCGGCTACACCACCTCGGGTTCGCCCGCCAACATCTCGGTGAGCCGGACGGTGCAGCTCGCGCTCGCCCGCCGCATCGCGCTCCGCCGTCCCCGCAAGAGCGAGATCGATGAGCTGGAAGCCGAGATTGCCGCCTGCACCGACGAGGACGTGCGCGCCGAGCTGCTGGCCAAGCTCGAAAAGCTCAAGGCGAAATCCAAGCGCATCCCGTTCATCGACCCGCTCGACATCCGCTATCGCCGCTTCGAGACCGTGCCGCGGCCGGTGGCGCAGGCCGTGATGTTCTGCCTGATGGACGTCTCGGGCTCGATGTCCGAGCACATGAAGGATCTGGCCAAGCGCTTCTACATGCTGCTCTACGTGTTCCTGAAGCGCCGCTACAAGCATGTCGAGATCGTCTTCATCCGCCACACCGACCGCGCCGAGGAGGTCGACGAGCAGACCTTCTTCTACGGCCCGGCCTCGGGCGGCACGCTGGTGTCCAGCGCGCTCCAGGCGATGCACGAGATCGTGCGCGAGCGCTTCAATCCGGCGGACTGGAACATCTACGCCGCGCAAGCCTCCGACGGCGACAATTCCTATTCCGACGGCGAGCTCACGGGCCTGCTGCTGACCGACAAGATCCTGCCGGTCTGCCAGTTCTTTGCCTATCTCGAGGTCGGCGAGTCCGGCGGCAGCGCCTTCGATCTTTCCGACTCCTCGCTCTGGACCCTCTATGAGCGCCTGCGCAGCAGCGGCGCACCGCTCTCGATGCGCAAGGTCTCGGAGCGCAGCGAGATCTTTCCGGTGTTCCACGACCTGTTCCAGCGCCGCGAAACCAGCCAGGAGAAGGCCGCTCCATGA
- a CDS encoding PrkA family serine protein kinase: protein MYNDSLFNAFARSFEARSQHDMSMAEYLESCRSDPMKYANAAERLLAAIGEPQTIDTAKDPRLGRIFLNRTIRTYPAFAGFYGMEETIERIVGFFRHAAQGLEERKQILYLLGPVGGGKSSLAERLKSLMEVQPIYVLKAGDELSPVFESPLSLFDPDQLGPMLEEKYGIPRRRLTGLMSPWCYKRLESFGGDISQFRVAKIQPSRLRQIAVAKTEPGDENNQDISSLVGKVDIRKLETYAQNDPDAYSYSGGLNRANQGILEFVEMFKAPIKMLHPLLTATQEGNYIGTENIGAIPFTGIILAHSNEAEWSSFKANKNNEAFIDRICVIKVPYCLRVTEEQKIYEKLIQGSELASAPCAPSTLETLARFSVMSRLRKHENSTLFGKMRVYDGESLKESDPKARSVQEYRDAAGVDEGMDGASTRFAFKVLAATFNHDPQEVAADAVHLMYALEQAIRREQLPEETEKRYLEFIKAELAPRYAEFIGNEIQKAYLESYSDYGQNLFDRYVDYADAWIEDQDFKDPDTGQLLDRELLNQELTKIEKPAGIANPKDFRNEVVKFSLRSRAQNAGKNPTWTSYEKIRDVIEKRIFSQVEDLLPVISFGSKKDGETEKKHGEFVARMVERGYTERQVRRLVEWYMRVKQAG, encoded by the coding sequence ATGTACAACGATTCTCTATTCAACGCTTTCGCTCGGTCGTTCGAGGCGAGAAGCCAGCACGACATGTCGATGGCGGAATATCTGGAATCGTGTCGAAGCGATCCCATGAAATACGCGAATGCGGCCGAACGACTACTAGCGGCGATCGGTGAGCCTCAGACGATTGACACGGCCAAGGACCCACGCCTTGGCCGCATTTTTTTGAACCGCACGATCCGCACCTATCCGGCCTTCGCCGGCTTCTACGGCATGGAAGAAACCATCGAGCGCATCGTCGGCTTCTTCCGTCACGCGGCGCAAGGCCTCGAAGAGCGCAAGCAGATCCTCTATTTGCTCGGTCCGGTCGGTGGCGGTAAATCATCGCTCGCCGAGCGGTTGAAGTCGCTGATGGAAGTGCAACCGATCTACGTGCTGAAGGCCGGCGACGAGCTCTCGCCCGTGTTCGAGAGCCCGCTCAGCCTGTTCGATCCCGATCAGCTCGGGCCGATGCTGGAGGAGAAGTACGGCATTCCGCGCCGCCGCCTCACCGGCCTGATGAGCCCGTGGTGCTACAAGCGGCTGGAATCCTTCGGCGGCGACATCTCGCAATTCCGCGTTGCCAAGATCCAGCCGTCGCGGCTGCGCCAGATCGCGGTCGCCAAGACCGAGCCCGGTGATGAGAACAATCAGGACATCTCCTCGCTGGTCGGCAAGGTCGACATCCGCAAGCTCGAGACCTACGCGCAGAACGATCCCGACGCCTACAGCTATTCCGGCGGCCTCAACCGCGCCAACCAGGGCATCCTCGAATTCGTCGAGATGTTCAAGGCGCCGATCAAGATGCTGCATCCGTTGCTGACCGCGACGCAGGAAGGCAACTACATCGGCACCGAGAATATCGGCGCGATCCCCTTCACCGGCATCATCCTCGCGCACTCCAACGAAGCCGAGTGGTCGAGCTTCAAGGCCAACAAGAACAACGAGGCGTTCATCGACCGCATCTGCGTCATCAAGGTGCCGTACTGCCTCAGGGTCACCGAAGAGCAGAAGATCTACGAGAAGCTGATCCAGGGTTCCGAGCTCGCCTCGGCTCCTTGTGCGCCTTCGACGCTGGAGACGCTGGCGCGGTTCTCGGTGATGTCGCGCCTGCGCAAGCACGAGAACTCCACCCTGTTCGGCAAGATGCGGGTCTATGACGGCGAGAGCCTGAAAGAGTCCGATCCGAAGGCGCGCAGCGTCCAGGAATATCGCGATGCCGCCGGCGTCGACGAGGGCATGGACGGTGCCTCCACCCGCTTCGCGTTCAAGGTTCTGGCCGCGACCTTCAACCACGATCCGCAGGAGGTCGCCGCCGACGCCGTGCACCTGATGTACGCGCTGGAGCAGGCGATCCGCCGCGAGCAGCTTCCGGAGGAAACCGAGAAACGTTATCTCGAATTCATCAAGGCGGAACTCGCGCCGCGCTATGCCGAGTTCATCGGCAACGAGATCCAGAAGGCCTATCTCGAATCCTACTCCGATTACGGCCAGAATCTGTTCGACCGCTACGTCGACTATGCCGACGCTTGGATCGAGGATCAGGACTTCAAGGATCCCGACACCGGCCAGCTGCTGGATCGCGAGTTGTTGAACCAGGAACTGACGAAAATCGAGAAACCGGCGGGCATTGCCAACCCGAAGGACTTCCGCAACGAGGTCGTCAAATTCTCGTTACGCTCGCGGGCCCAGAACGCTGGCAAGAATCCGACCTGGACCTCCTACGAGAAGATTCGCGACGTGATCGAAAAGCGGATATTCTCCCAGGTCGAGGACCTGCTTCCGGTCATCTCCTTCGGGTCGAAGAAGGACGGCGAGACGGAGAAGAAGCACGGCGAGTTCGTCGCACGCATGGTGGAGCGCGGCTACACCGAGCGTCAGGTTCGCCGGCTCGTCGAATGGTACATGCGCGTGAAGCAGGCCGGTTAA
- a CDS encoding bifunctional transaldolase/phosoglucose isomerase — translation MNPVKELEKHGQAVWLDFLARGFIAKGDLKRLIDTDGVKGVTSNPSIFEKAIGSSDEYDASIGKALKRGDRTVADLFEAVAVEDIQNAADVLRPVYDRLEGGDGYVSLEVSPYLAMDTAGTVAEARRLWKDVDRKNLMVKVPATPEGLPAIEQLIGDGISINITLLFSKEVYLDVAEAYLAGLEKYVAGGGDPSHVASVASFFVSRIDTLVDKQLDEKIARANDPSEKERLAALKGKVAIANAKLAYQDYKRLFSGPRWEKLAAKGAKPQRMLWASTGTKNKDYSDVLYVEELIGPATINTMPPATLEAFRDHGKLRDTLEENVDDARRVLEELERSGISLDAITEELVKDGVKLFADAADKLYGAVAHKRAVVLGPALDRQLLSLGDGLGKAVAKSTEEWRASAKIRRLWQRDKSVWTGTDEDKWLGWLDSAAKADIADYEDYAGRVKGQQFSDAVVLGMGGSSLGPEVLAETFGKKPGFPKLHVLDSTDPAEVRAMEAKIDIANTVFIVSSKSGGTTEPNAMKDYFHEQVAKAVGPKVKTGHRFIAVTDPGSSLEKAAKKLNYARIFHGEPTIGGRYSVLSPFGLVPAATAGIDVKTFVKHTLAMARSCGPDVPPSENPGVQLGLAMGLAGLEGRDKVTILSSKKIADFGAWAEQLIAESTGKEGKGLIPIEGEPLGEPAIYGNDRFFIDIRIDGEADAAHDSKLAAIEAAGHPVVRIVMKSIDHLGQEFFRFEMATAVAGSILGINPFDQPDVEAAKIKTRELTSEFEKTGALPAEEPVVSTDEADLYTDEANATALRAAGANGDLSSWLKAHLSRSGHGDYVALLGYIARDKATIDALQTMRLEVREKRHVATCAEFGPRFLHSTGQAYKGGPDSGVFLQITADDAKDLPVPGQKASFGVIKAAQARGDFDVLTERGRRALRVHLKGGLKKGLVALNAALNDALN, via the coding sequence ATGAATCCCGTCAAAGAACTGGAAAAGCACGGACAAGCCGTCTGGCTGGACTTCCTGGCCCGTGGCTTCATCGCCAAGGGCGACCTGAAGCGACTGATCGACACCGACGGCGTCAAGGGCGTCACCTCCAATCCCTCGATTTTCGAGAAGGCGATCGGCAGCTCCGACGAATATGACGCCTCGATCGGCAAGGCGCTGAAGCGCGGCGACCGGACCGTGGCCGACCTGTTCGAGGCCGTCGCGGTCGAGGACATCCAGAACGCCGCCGACGTGCTGCGCCCGGTCTACGACCGGCTCGAGGGAGGCGACGGCTATGTCAGCCTGGAGGTCTCGCCCTATCTGGCGATGGATACGGCCGGCACGGTCGCCGAGGCGCGACGGCTCTGGAAGGACGTCGATCGCAAGAACCTGATGGTGAAGGTACCTGCGACGCCGGAGGGCCTGCCAGCGATCGAACAGCTCATTGGCGACGGGATCAGCATCAACATCACGCTGCTGTTCTCCAAGGAGGTCTATCTTGATGTCGCCGAGGCCTACCTCGCCGGCCTGGAAAAATACGTCGCGGGCGGCGGCGATCCGTCGCATGTGGCGAGCGTCGCGAGCTTCTTCGTCAGCCGGATCGACACCTTGGTCGACAAGCAGCTCGACGAGAAGATCGCCCGCGCCAACGACCCCAGCGAAAAGGAGCGCCTCGCAGCGCTGAAGGGCAAGGTCGCGATCGCCAATGCCAAGCTCGCCTATCAGGACTACAAGCGCCTGTTCTCCGGCCCGCGCTGGGAGAAGCTCGCCGCCAAGGGCGCCAAGCCGCAGCGCATGCTGTGGGCGTCTACTGGCACCAAGAACAAGGACTACAGCGACGTCCTCTATGTCGAGGAGCTGATCGGCCCCGCCACCATCAACACGATGCCGCCGGCGACGCTGGAGGCGTTCCGCGACCATGGCAAGCTGCGCGACACCCTGGAGGAGAATGTCGACGACGCAAGGCGCGTGCTGGAGGAGCTGGAACGCTCCGGCATCTCGCTCGATGCCATCACAGAGGAACTCGTCAAGGACGGCGTCAAGCTGTTCGCCGACGCCGCCGACAAGCTCTATGGCGCCGTCGCCCATAAGCGCGCCGTGGTGCTCGGGCCCGCACTCGACCGCCAGCTCCTCTCGCTCGGTGATGGGCTCGGCAAGGCCGTGGCCAAGAGCACCGAGGAATGGCGCGCATCCGCCAAGATCCGCAGGCTATGGCAGCGCGACAAGTCGGTCTGGACCGGCACCGATGAGGACAAATGGCTCGGTTGGCTCGACAGCGCGGCCAAGGCCGACATCGCCGACTACGAGGACTATGCGGGCCGCGTGAAGGGCCAGCAATTCTCGGACGCCGTCGTGCTCGGCATGGGCGGATCGAGCCTCGGGCCGGAGGTGCTGGCCGAGACCTTTGGGAAAAAGCCCGGCTTCCCGAAACTGCATGTGCTGGATTCCACCGATCCGGCGGAGGTGCGGGCGATGGAGGCGAAGATCGACATCGCCAACACCGTCTTCATCGTCTCCAGCAAGTCCGGCGGCACCACCGAGCCGAACGCGATGAAGGACTATTTCCATGAGCAGGTTGCCAAGGCGGTCGGACCGAAGGTGAAGACCGGCCATCGCTTCATCGCGGTGACCGATCCCGGCTCGTCGCTGGAGAAGGCGGCGAAGAAGCTGAACTACGCCCGCATCTTCCACGGCGAGCCCACGATCGGCGGCCGCTATTCGGTGCTCTCGCCGTTCGGCCTGGTGCCGGCGGCAACCGCGGGCATCGACGTCAAAACCTTCGTCAAGCATACGCTCGCGATGGCCCGCTCCTGCGGGCCGGACGTGCCGCCATCCGAGAACCCGGGCGTGCAGCTCGGCCTTGCCATGGGCCTCGCCGGCCTCGAAGGCCGCGACAAGGTGACGATCCTGTCATCGAAGAAGATCGCCGATTTCGGCGCCTGGGCCGAGCAGCTCATCGCGGAATCGACCGGCAAGGAGGGCAAGGGCCTGATCCCGATCGAGGGCGAGCCGCTGGGCGAACCCGCAATTTACGGCAACGACCGGTTCTTCATCGACATCCGCATCGACGGCGAGGCGGACGCCGCCCATGATTCCAAGCTTGCCGCGATCGAGGCAGCCGGCCATCCCGTGGTGCGCATCGTCATGAAGTCGATCGACCATCTCGGCCAGGAGTTCTTCCGCTTCGAGATGGCGACGGCCGTGGCCGGCAGCATTCTCGGCATCAACCCGTTCGACCAGCCGGACGTGGAAGCGGCCAAGATCAAGACCCGCGAGCTCACTTCAGAGTTCGAGAAGACCGGCGCGCTGCCGGCCGAGGAGCCGGTGGTCAGCACCGATGAAGCCGATCTCTACACCGATGAGGCTAACGCCACGGCGCTGCGTGCCGCCGGCGCAAATGGCGATCTCTCCTCCTGGCTGAAGGCGCATCTGTCGCGCTCGGGCCATGGCGATTATGTCGCCCTGCTCGGCTACATCGCGCGGGACAAGGCGACCATCGACGCACTCCAGACCATGCGGCTCGAAGTGCGCGAGAAGCGGCATGTCGCGACCTGCGCCGAGTTCGGACCGCGCTTCCTGCACTCCACCGGTCAGGCCTACAAGGGCGGACCGGACAGCGGCGTGTTCCTCCAGATCACGGCAGACGATGCCAAGGATCTACCGGTGCCGGGCCAGAAGGCGAGTTTTGGTGTGATCAAGGCAGCCCAGGCGCGCGGCGATTTCGACGTGCTTACCGAACGCGGCCGGCGCGCGCTGCGCGTCCACCTCAAGGGCGGGCTCAAGAAAGGTCTCGTGGCGCTCAATGCGGCGCTTAACGATGCACTGAACTAA
- the gnd gene encoding phosphogluconate dehydrogenase (NAD(+)-dependent, decarboxylating), with translation MQLGMIGLGRMGGNIVRRLMRHGHSTVVYDKDAKAVAGLAADGAVGSATLQEFISKLERPRTAWVMLPAGRITETTIDTIAGVMQAGDVIIDGGNTFWQDDVRRGKALKERGIHYVDVGTSGGVWGLDRGYCMMIGGEKPVVDRLDPIFAALAPGTGDIPRTPGRDGRDPRIEQGYIHAGPVGAGHFVKMIHNGIEYGLMQAYAEGFDILKNANIEALPADHRYDFDLADIAEVWRRGSVIPSWLLDLTSTALADSPALSEYSGFVEDSGEGRWTVNAAIDEAVPAEVLTAALYTRFRSRKEHTFAEKILSAMRAGFGGHKEPKQPGAPKPK, from the coding sequence ATGCAACTCGGCATGATCGGCCTCGGCCGGATGGGCGGCAACATCGTTCGCCGCCTGATGCGTCACGGCCATTCGACCGTGGTCTACGACAAGGACGCCAAGGCCGTCGCCGGCCTGGCCGCAGACGGCGCAGTCGGTTCCGCGACGCTCCAGGAATTCATCTCGAAACTGGAGCGGCCGCGCACGGCCTGGGTGATGCTGCCGGCGGGGCGCATCACCGAGACCACGATCGACACGATCGCGGGCGTGATGCAGGCCGGCGACGTCATCATCGACGGCGGCAACACCTTCTGGCAGGACGACGTCCGCCGCGGCAAGGCGCTGAAGGAGCGCGGCATCCACTATGTCGACGTCGGCACGTCAGGCGGCGTCTGGGGGCTCGACCGCGGCTATTGCATGATGATCGGCGGCGAGAAACCGGTGGTCGACCGGCTCGATCCGATCTTCGCCGCGCTCGCGCCCGGTACCGGCGACATTCCGCGCACGCCGGGGCGCGATGGCCGCGATCCCCGCATCGAGCAGGGCTACATCCATGCAGGCCCCGTCGGGGCCGGCCATTTCGTCAAGATGATCCATAACGGCATCGAATACGGCCTGATGCAGGCCTATGCCGAAGGTTTTGACATCCTCAAGAACGCCAATATCGAGGCGCTGCCGGCGGACCATCGCTACGATTTCGATCTCGCCGACATTGCCGAGGTGTGGCGGCGCGGCAGCGTGATCCCGTCCTGGCTGCTCGACCTCACCTCGACGGCGCTCGCCGACAGCCCGGCACTGTCGGAATATTCCGGCTTCGTCGAGGATTCCGGCGAAGGACGCTGGACCGTGAATGCGGCGATCGACGAGGCGGTGCCCGCCGAGGTCCTGACCGCGGCACTCTACACACGTTTCCGTTCCCGCAAGGAACACACCTTTGCCGAGAAAATTCTCTCCGCGATGCGCGCAGGGTTCGGCGGCCACAAGGAGCCCAAGCAGCCCGGCGCGCCGAAGCCGAAGTAA
- the zwf gene encoding glucose-6-phosphate dehydrogenase produces the protein MTKDPQPKRKPENCAFVIFGVTGDLTHRLVMPSLYNLAAEDLLPEKFCVVGVGRKAQSDGELRDSLMKGLREFATRPVDDDVAKQLLQCVTFVEADAKDPPSFDRLGEHLDSLECARGTGGNRLFYLATPPAAFAPTARELGRTGLTKQNGAWRRLVIEKPFGTDLASARALNAELLKIMDEHQIYRIDHYLGKETVQNILVLRFANGMFEPIWNRNHIDHVQITVEEKLGVGHRGGFYDATGALRDMVPNHLFQLMSLVAMEPPSRFDAHSVRSEKAEVLTAIQRPSEEEALKSSVRAQYLAGRIGDEEIPDYRTTADVKPGSTTETFVALKLMIDNWRWAGVPFYLRTGKALGHKRTEVAIKFKQAPLSMFSGTTVDRLSQNFLTIGIAPTETIELQFNAKIPGPSVTIDGVEMKFRYGDYFRADPSTGYETLLYDCMIGDNILFQRADGIEAGWQAVQPFLDAWKSAGTNGIETYQAGSDGPACADELLRRDGRSWRKYS, from the coding sequence GTGACAAAAGACCCGCAGCCAAAGCGCAAGCCGGAAAATTGCGCCTTCGTCATCTTTGGCGTGACCGGCGACCTGACCCATCGGCTGGTGATGCCATCGCTCTACAATCTCGCCGCCGAAGACCTTTTGCCGGAGAAATTCTGCGTCGTCGGCGTGGGCCGCAAGGCTCAGTCGGATGGCGAGCTGCGTGACAGCCTGATGAAGGGCCTGCGCGAGTTTGCAACCCGCCCGGTCGACGACGACGTCGCAAAACAGCTGCTGCAATGCGTGACTTTCGTCGAGGCCGATGCGAAGGATCCGCCCTCCTTCGATCGCTTGGGCGAGCATCTGGATTCGCTGGAATGCGCGCGAGGCACCGGCGGCAACCGGCTGTTCTACCTCGCGACCCCGCCCGCGGCTTTCGCGCCGACGGCGCGCGAGCTCGGACGCACCGGCTTGACGAAGCAGAACGGCGCCTGGCGGCGGCTGGTGATCGAGAAGCCGTTCGGCACGGACCTCGCCTCGGCGCGCGCGCTGAATGCCGAGCTGCTGAAGATCATGGACGAGCACCAGATCTATCGGATCGATCATTATCTCGGCAAGGAAACGGTGCAGAACATCCTGGTTCTGCGCTTCGCCAACGGCATGTTCGAGCCGATCTGGAATCGCAACCATATCGACCACGTCCAGATCACGGTGGAGGAGAAGCTCGGCGTCGGCCACCGCGGGGGCTTCTACGATGCCACTGGTGCGCTTCGCGACATGGTGCCGAACCATCTGTTCCAGCTGATGTCGCTGGTCGCGATGGAGCCGCCGAGCCGTTTCGACGCGCATTCGGTCCGCTCCGAGAAGGCCGAAGTGCTCACCGCGATCCAGCGGCCGAGCGAAGAAGAAGCGCTGAAGAGCTCGGTGCGCGCGCAGTATCTCGCGGGTCGCATCGGCGACGAGGAGATTCCGGACTATCGCACCACGGCGGACGTCAAGCCCGGCAGCACCACCGAGACCTTTGTCGCGCTGAAGCTGATGATCGACAATTGGCGCTGGGCCGGCGTGCCCTTCTATTTGCGCACCGGCAAGGCGCTGGGCCACAAGCGCACGGAGGTCGCGATCAAGTTCAAGCAGGCGCCGCTGTCGATGTTCTCAGGCACGACAGTCGACCGCCTGTCGCAGAACTTCCTCACCATCGGCATCGCGCCGACCGAGACCATCGAGCTCCAGTTCAACGCCAAGATCCCGGGACCGAGCGTCACCATCGACGGCGTCGAAATGAAGTTCCGCTATGGTGACTATTTCCGCGCCGATCCCTCGACCGGCTACGAGACGCTGCTCTACGACTGCATGATCGGCGACAACATCCTGTTCCAGCGCGCCGACGGTATCGAGGCCGGATGGCAGGCGGTGCAGCCGTTCCTGGACGCCTGGAAAAGTGCGGGCACCAACGGCATCGAGACCTATCAAGCCGGCAGCGACGGCCCGGCCTGCGCGGACGAACTGCTCCGGCGCGACGGACGAAGCTGGCGGAAGTACTCGTGA
- the pgl gene encoding 6-phosphogluconolactonase yields MMAAEQPKLIVAADAEALAQTAAERVMARIAANPSRIAICLTGGSSPKKLYQLLGSDAWREKIPWERVHWFIGDERFVPESDPLNNMAVARATFLDRSAPSGHIHPIPTTTENPDRAAEAYARELQAFYGADRLDPARPLFDMVLMGAGPDGHTASLFPGYPEIEETERWVTGVPKANVAPFVPRVSLTLPVLASCREMLFEIAGHDKQAILTRLLNGETLPALRARSNRETVWLVDQAALPEGIRGGR; encoded by the coding sequence GTGATGGCGGCCGAGCAGCCGAAGCTGATCGTCGCGGCCGACGCCGAGGCGCTGGCGCAGACCGCGGCCGAACGGGTGATGGCGCGGATCGCCGCCAACCCCTCGCGCATCGCAATCTGCCTCACCGGCGGCTCCAGCCCGAAGAAGCTCTATCAATTGCTCGGCAGCGATGCCTGGCGTGAAAAAATTCCGTGGGAGCGCGTGCACTGGTTCATCGGCGACGAGCGTTTCGTGCCGGAAAGCGATCCCCTCAACAACATGGCAGTGGCCCGCGCGACATTTCTTGATCGCAGTGCCCCCTCGGGCCATATCCACCCGATCCCGACCACGACCGAAAATCCCGATCGCGCCGCCGAGGCCTATGCGCGCGAGCTGCAAGCCTTCTACGGCGCGGACCGGCTCGATCCGGCGCGGCCGCTGTTCGACATGGTCCTGATGGGCGCGGGGCCGGACGGCCACACCGCTTCGCTGTTTCCCGGCTATCCCGAAATCGAGGAGACCGAGCGCTGGGTCACCGGGGTGCCCAAAGCCAATGTCGCGCCTTTCGTGCCGCGGGTCTCGCTCACCTTGCCCGTTCTGGCATCCTGCCGCGAAATGCTGTTCGAGATTGCCGGGCACGACAAGCAGGCGATCTTGACGCGCCTCCTCAATGGCGAGACTCTGCCGGCGTTACGCGCGCGCTCGAATCGTGAGACCGTCTGGCTGGTCGACCAGGCCGCGCTTCCGGAGGGAATTCGTGGCGGGCGTTGA
- a CDS encoding gluconokinase — MAGVEAPCALIVMGVSGSGKSTIAEALGQRLGWRFEDGDSFHPASNVEKMKAGHPLTDEDRWPWLNAIADEIARVCGRGEHVIIACSALKHAYRDVLLRGRDDVRFVFLKGTKELIAERLAHRKGHFMPPELLTSQFNTLEPPEAGEHAITVSIDESVEAIVDGVVRQLRLGGARR; from the coding sequence GTGGCGGGCGTTGAAGCACCTTGTGCATTGATCGTGATGGGCGTGTCTGGCTCGGGCAAGAGCACGATCGCGGAAGCGCTCGGCCAGCGCCTTGGCTGGCGCTTCGAGGACGGCGACAGCTTTCATCCCGCCAGCAATGTCGAGAAGATGAAGGCGGGCCATCCGCTCACCGACGAAGACCGCTGGCCCTGGCTCAACGCCATCGCCGACGAGATCGCACGGGTCTGCGGGCGCGGCGAGCACGTCATCATCGCCTGCTCGGCGCTGAAACACGCCTATCGTGACGTGCTGCTGCGTGGTCGCGACGACGTCCGCTTCGTCTTCCTGAAGGGCACCAAGGAGCTGATCGCCGAGCGGCTCGCGCACCGCAAGGGCCATTTCATGCCGCCCGAGCTGCTGACCAGCCAGTTCAACACGCTGGAGCCGCCGGAAGCCGGCGAGCACGCCATCACCGTCTCGATCGACGAATCCGTCGAGGCGATCGTGGACGGCGTGGTGCGGCAATTGAGGTTGGGTGGGGCCAGGCGCTGA
- a CDS encoding HAD family hydrolase: MTKISLVVSDVDGTLLTKDKTLTEHARSAVQRLHQAGIGFTITSSRPAIGMRFLIEPLALWLPVGPFNGSSIVDPEMRPVEQHLIPAGAAERSLRILREFGADAWLFTTDKWLIDNPEGSYVAHEQRTIRADPTIVTDFSPYLASACKIVGASADAAGLERCEKAMQEALGSEATAVRSQTYYLDITPPGFNKGTFVQAMAKRVGIATEAVATIGDMQNDLAMFRVSGVSIAMGNATDNVKDHATHVTATNEQNGFAEAMEMILKLNGVG, from the coding sequence ATGACGAAGATCTCACTGGTCGTCTCCGACGTCGACGGCACGCTGCTGACCAAGGACAAGACGCTGACGGAGCATGCGAGGTCTGCCGTGCAGCGGCTGCACCAGGCGGGCATCGGCTTCACCATCACCTCCAGCCGGCCCGCGATCGGCATGCGCTTCCTGATCGAACCGTTGGCTCTCTGGCTGCCGGTCGGGCCGTTCAACGGCTCCTCGATCGTCGATCCCGAGATGAGGCCGGTCGAGCAGCACCTCATCCCGGCGGGCGCGGCCGAGCGGTCGTTGCGAATCCTGCGCGAATTCGGCGCCGACGCGTGGCTCTTCACCACCGACAAATGGCTGATCGACAATCCCGAGGGCAGCTATGTCGCGCATGAGCAGCGCACGATCCGCGCCGATCCGACCATCGTGACGGATTTTTCGCCGTACCTTGCGAGCGCCTGTAAGATCGTCGGCGCCAGTGCCGATGCCGCCGGTCTCGAGCGTTGCGAGAAGGCGATGCAGGAGGCGCTCGGCAGCGAGGCCACCGCGGTGCGCTCGCAAACCTACTATCTCGACATCACCCCGCCCGGATTCAACAAGGGCACCTTCGTGCAGGCCATGGCCAAGCGCGTGGGCATTGCGACCGAGGCCGTCGCCACCATCGGCGACATGCAGAACGACCTCGCGATGTTCCGTGTCAGCGGCGTCTCGATTGCCATGGGCAATGCCACCGACAACGTCAAGGACCACGCCACCCACGTCACCGCGACCAACGAGCAGAATGGCTTTGCCGAGGCGATGGAGATGATCTTGAAGCTGAACGGGGTTGGTTAA